GGACCTTCCTGATCTCTGGAAGCCGATAGTCTGTGTTTTCACAGGGGCAGAGGAGTCAGGGTTGAGAGGGGTGGTGCTAGGATTAGCAGGAGTCtttttggtgtatttattgatggcAGACGCCACGTAATGACTTGATGTTCGCCTGGAGGGTTTAAGGAAGGACATGTCTTTTTGCAGGTCTGGGAGAACTGGAGAGGAAAGAGCAGGTTTCATACTTAGTTGCTGAGTGTTTTTAGAGACTGAAGTCTGGCTCTCCAGCTTTTCCTCCTTTGCAACATGGATGTCTTTCCGTTGTTCTTTAGTTTCTTCTTTGAGAATCAATTCAGACTGGATTCTGTCTGCAGGTTTATATTTACtttctgttgtttcagtgtTAGTGGTCTTCCATGTATTGCCATCTTTATTCTCTTTAGCCTTATTGATGTGACCTTTGCTGAGAGGCACAGCAGTTTCTTGTCTTTCTGGACCTGAGCTCCAAAAGACTTTGGCTTTTCCAAGAAGAGGAGACTCCTCACTACCATTCATTCCCAACTCTGAtgcaccaccagctctgtttCGGGTGATGCCCACTTTGACCATATTTCCTTGATCGTCGATCTTAATGGCACCTTCAATTCTTGAGGCAGCAGCATCTCCAGTATCAGCATGTACGACGGGTTTCGGAGGAACCACAGTGAACGTTTTCATACCAAAGCGTGATGCGACGTTATGTGTGATTTGACCCAGTGAAGAGTTATTTTGATAAACACTAATCTCTTCAAATCGTTGTGATCTCTGAATGGCTGTTGATAAAAGAGGCTTCCTTTGATCATTGTTCTTGATAGGATCAGGCTTGATCTCAGTGCTCTTGGTGTGTTTCTGCTTGTCAGTGTTGGATAGGACTGCTGATCTTGTTCCCCGTTTATCCTCTTTCACACCGTTACTGTCAGTCGTACCCATGGCCTTTATTTTTGTCTCGATAATCTTATCTTCCTCTTTATCGCGTGTAGACGTTTTCATCTGTAACTTCCCAAGATGCTCCGGTTGAGATGGCTGCTTTGTATCTGCGTAGCTTCTACTATCAGCAGCTGTACAagcactgttgtttttcttctgaagCTCCATGCTGGGCTGCTGGCATAATCCTGGACCTTTGATATGATGGGAAAGAGAAAAGTGAATAACATTAAAGCACAGCTGTTTTACAACTGAGCTATAAAAATAAGCATGAACCAAAATAATCGAAATTCCAAAATTTTTCATACCTTTGTTGCCACCTGACTTAGTCCTGGTAAGTGACTTTGCCTCCTTTTCTAATTTTGTAATTTCGTAGTCCTCCAGTACTTCATCTATGGCTGTGACTGGCACATCCATGTCCACTACAGACACTGGCACATCATTACTGTTTGTGGACATAGTCTTTTTCACTGAGAAAATACCTTTGTGGTCTGGAAAAGGGGAGCAGATTCAAGTGGTAACACATAACACCTTGATACTTGggacacatttatttgtggTTTTGTCAGGAGGCCAGCATGGCTATAACCAAAATTCATTGAACTGGGAACATTCACTTAATGTGAGCCACAGTCCACTTAAACTACACATCTGGTGGACTGTGATCCAAGCTCCCTTACCTGCAAGGTCTGCATCAAAACCTGCCAAAGTCTGATGGAGCTGGGCTGTGAGATCCGGATCATCTTCATAGTTGTCCGTTACTCTGCCTGACTTTGCCTGTGGGTTGATGCCATTGTGCCTGAGGACGGTATATAAGTATCAAAAACACATCTGCAAATATTATGTAAACCACATTAACAGCCCACACAGTATCATAACATAAATCAAATAACATCGACACATGCAAAACCGTAACACAAAAAACTCTCTATGATCTCATACTTTTCattaactttcactttttttgccAGCACTGTGTCCAGCACTCTCCCGTTACTATTTTGCCATAGAAATCGAAAGAGGGTAAATGCAGGTCagtaagagaaagagaaaaaaaggtgtTGCATTTAAATATTCTGTTCTGTGCTATTTCAGATCTGTACTTAGTTTTTATTGAAGCACGTTGGCTTTGAAACACACAGCAGTAAAGATACTATTACCACAGTGCCTTAGCTTAGTATTCTCATGAGTTAGTGGTGTGTCAGCCATAACAAATTTGCAACAAGGCGGCCAAACCAAATAGAAGTTGTCTTCTAAGAGACTTGGCCTGGCCCCCTTTTCCTCAATGATTCTGAGAAAACAAGGTTATAGTGCTTTCCTGGAATACTGAGGAGCCAGCAGCAACATGCCAGACCCGGGATTCATAAAGTCTCTCTCAGTGAGAGCATCGTTCCAGGATCCGTGGTCTGGGCACTTTACCATGCACATTTCACAACTTAAAACAAAGATGTGGGGCaacattcattttcaacaaAGGCCTTTGAGTAAGGGCCTAGAACCATAACTATGAAAGCTCAACTCTAAAAAGCTGAGGGTGCCAGCTTTGGCTACAACTCACAAACTGTAACACATGATGAGAGCTGAGTTATTCTAgcacaaaaaaagtgaagaCTTTTAAAGTTGGTTGAAGCAGTGATAGTTACTCCTCAGTGAAACATGCAGGTGCACAATTAATGTGATGACCTGAAGTGAGAATCCAACTGAATATTTTAACACAGGTTTTAGCTTTAGGCAGTGGTTAGAGTAGCTTCATTTTAACAGCAAGGTGAATGGATTATTTTGGCTGCCAGGAAACTAGGATCAATTAAAATGGATTCAGTAATAAAAGAGGACAGCAATGAGAAAGATGTGAGACAGAAGATAGAGTTGGAAGAGGTGAGTTCATACTTGAAAGCATAATCCCAGATAGATTAATGAGTAGGACAGACAGTTTTCTCTTGAGGCTAGAGCAGCAGTGCATTAATGTGCCTCACCATCTTGAATAAGGCTTTAATCATCTTGCTAGAATAAATCATATATCAAGTAAATTGGGACTATTGCTCAGCTTTACTTACTCTCTTtcctcacttttattttctacCCACAGTCAACCTACTTTAGTGTATCATCTATCTCAGACTCTCGCTCTACCTGCGTCTTGATCCCCAGGTGGCACATCCCTCATCACTGTCACTAGAATTGTCCCGCACTGGTCCCAGCAGTCTCTCTCCCCCGCCTCTGCTACTTCCATCCGGAGACAAACTCCCATCTGGGGATGTGGGTTGGGTGTCAGTTGGAGAGCTGATGATGCCCGAGTCCTCACCCATGCCCTCTGAGGCAGCGTAACCCTGGTCAGgcaggctgctgctgccactgctgctgcccaGGGATACAGTTTCCTCCTCAGGTGCTTCAGTATTTGCTTTTGGTCCACTGGCTGCAGAGCTCCGCATGGAGTGGAGCCAGGCTGGTGGAGAATAGAGGAAGATGTCAGCATCAGTATTATGACTTATGATTTAAAAAGTGTGAGTAACTTTTGGCAAGAATCATTTCCAACATTCAAATCGATGAGGTTTTAGTGGCTTTGGTAGAAAATGTTTCACAATATGACTTCATCCAAGCTTTTTGCTTTGTCACTCATGCCATGCATTAAGTTTGAAAGATGTTGAggcttatttcatttttctcagatccacacacacacacacacacacattattccaAATCTTGGAACATTAATAAACAACAAACcatgaggacattttatgaCAAGAAGCATTGGACGTGGAGTGAGCATGaagagaagtggaaaaaaacacaagaggaagtatttatattaatttcaACATTCAttctgacaccacacacacaaaccagaaaACACAAgccaaatatataaacacaagcCCAGAGCACAACCACTTGTGGCATGATAAAACAACTTTAATGATGTGTGGGTGGACTTACTGTAAATAAACccttttaattagatttttttttacagtactgTTTTAGGCTCCAGTGAAAGACACTGTTGGTTCATACCCTCTCATCTCTTTAGTACAGTCATGCTTTGGTCAGTTGTGCGGGTTTTTGAGAAGTTATGTAGTCCGTCACTGATCTCATTGAACTCCAGGCCAAGAGAATAAAAATCAATGCACCATTTGTTAGGTTTTAGCAGTGCAGCCAGCATACACAGCACTGGGAACTTTACAGGGGATTCTTCCAAATGAGTTTAGCAGCAAGTGACCTTGTTAGTGATACCaagtgtctgtgagtgtgtgcacgcATTTGGGCATGCTGTGTACTCCAGTATGTCTTCCTATGTAtgcagttttgtgtgtgtgtactaagCCTGTCAGTTTTGGGCCTGATCCTAATGGTGTTGAGAGAACAGTCAGTTCCAGGAGATGTGGTGATGACTCATAGGGTTGTCCTCCCAGCTCCTTCCCAGCAACAGCTTAGTCATGCCAGCTATGGCCACaatcagtgcaaacacacacacacacacacacacatacggacAGACAAGTGCATATGCACACTGTGCAATGCTCTCATGTGTTTACACAAGTATACTGCATGCCtgcatgacaaacacacaagtaaacGTCCACACATAGCTCTCAAACCTCCAACTAAATATGAGTTTTGGTGCATGCCTCTGTTAAATCCAAACCAAAAGTATCTCCATTCACAAGAAAATCAATACCATCACATATATTACTTATCAGAATTTGACCGTGACAATCCATCTGACTTAATCAGTCTTAATCTTGaactttttaattgaaaaatgtgtttcaatCAAAACAGGGACACATGCACCTTCATTACCAAAACAATACAGGTGTATTTCCGTTCATCCACTTACTTACATTTTCATATCTCAACACCATCAAGAACCTAAACTGGATAAGTAATATTTTACATGAACTTTATATGACTTTAACAGATCTAAAAATGATCATTAAATCAATGCATCTGCAAATGCTCTACTTCGCTGGGCCAAAAAAGATTTGAGTCACAACAATAGCTGTATTCATACAGCTCAGAACAAGTCATGTGATAAAACCAAGGCTCTAATTCATTGACATGGTCACTACTCAATACGAATATTGGTTTGGTACGTAGATGTAATAATAGACTgttcaaacatgtaaacaagtcATGATCTATAAAATCGCAATTAAGGTCAAATTTGCCTTCTGCAGTTTTTAACCATAAACAAATGATAATCTAATTCttttcacatacagtacaatgcCAGGGCAGTCATTTCAGATCCATTCtcttcaatttaaaaacaagctgTAAAGCTTTAATGCAAGTTACGGTCTAAAACTCAATGTGTATTGTCAACCTCCAGTCCTTTCTTGAAACTAAGTCTTTTATTTTAGCTAAAAACAACATGTCATTGATAGATAATCCTTTACATGTTTATGCCAAAGGAATTGTGCACCCGTGTCTCTTGTTTCAACACTAATCTGCAACACAGGGAGCAGGGAGAGAAACATACGCTGTCCAACTATTGATCTGCAGATATCACATCACCAAAATATTGGCTGGTGGATATTGCATGGCCTTGTCTCATAACCTCATTTCAGCATGTCACCCATCAATCACATGGTAACTGATCCTCTCTTCTATCATTGTATAGTCTTCCTATCACATTCTCAGTGTTCACTTTTAACTCAGCCCTGATCTCATGCATAATCAATGAAAACTAGCAGATTGAGCTGAAATTCAAAACcaacaaaaatatttacatacatttgtaaaaaaaaaaaaatgttaaaccCAACAAAGAAttgctttaaaaccagagaaCATCTTGCTTTCACCTGTCATTTTATATCCTCAAATCCAAACCAGCACAAATGCAGTGAGATTACTGAAAAAAATGGCTTGTGAGATAACTGACACCAAGTGAAAGCAAGTTACAGAAAAACTATTCACATCACGTGATAATCAAGActataacaaacacaaaacagcaaaaaataatatgtcaaagaagaaaaatgacaggAGGAGAGTGAATGTTCGAGAGAGATCCAGCAGAAATAGTAAAGGCGAAGATGAAGCAAAGGGAGATGATGGACGAAGGAAGGGTCGGGCAAGGGCAGAGACTTCAGGAGTGTTTGGAGCGCAGACGCACAGGCCCACAGCAGTACACTACAAAGGAGGGTGCAGGGAGGGGagtaaagaaaagaacagaTGTGAACATGGATAGATCATGACCACTGCACTTGGTGGGAATGGTGAGGAAAACAGCATCCAGAGAAAAACCTACAATACAGAGAACAAATCAAGTGACATAAGGTTGCTTGTGTAAACTTCAACAGCTCTTccattatatacagtatctaatATACTCCTGTGTACTGTAtaaatgcaacataaaatgTACTAATGTTGATTGGAGTTGACCTCTGCCTTGACCCTTGGGCcacaaaaagaaataacatgCCCTACAGGTTGACATTTATAGATATGAAGAACCTTGACCTCACATGGACCCAGTATCACTTGACAACTCAGCCCCCCAGGTCGCTGATTGAGAGATGTAAAACATGTCAGGGCAGAGTGCAtattcacatgcacatgcacaaagGTTTGGCAGTAAAAAATAGTTGCAAAAATATCAACTCTGAAAGAAAACATAGACAATGAATAGAGCGGATtctaggaggaaaaaaagaaagacaatgaGTAAGTCAAAGGGAGAGGCAGTCCATCTGGAACCTACACTGGGgagctgcttcctcctcctccatagGACACTCTGGGGAATTATTTTCTGTGGGCTCAATGGGAGGGGAGGGCAGGGATGGAGTGGACGGGGAAGGGGGAAGGACAAGCTGTGATGCTTCCCGGGCTGGTGAACGACGAGGTTTGGGTGGTGCTGGTTGATCAGTGATTCCTGGAGGAGAAATAGCATGCAGGCAGAGCAGGGCAGGAACGCACAGTTCCGCTTGTAAAACTGGGGAACAGGAGACAAATATCCTACATGCAAACATATCAAATTGAGAGTACTAAAAACAACATCTTTGAAACTGCTTTATCTTTGGGGAATCTAGTGATGACGTTTGAGTTTCAGTGGGCAGAACGCCCTCCTTTGTCAACTGAGCCATGAGGATTATTGCTATTTAAGTACAATAAGTCACTCTAGCGCTTGCAGTCCCCTCATATCTGTGAGATTTACAATTGCAAAAAAGCTGTTTGAAGCTGCCTTTCAGTTTACACAAATCCTGTATCTGGTAAAATCTTGAAAAACAGATCATGATATGctaaggacaggtgaacaaatGGGACAAATTCTATCTGAATAACACATTGGAATGAAAGGGCATAACCACAGTTACTGTAAAAGCACAGGGCTGAAAAACAGCTACCTTAAATGTCCTTATAAGGCTCATCTTGCATCAGTGTGCTGTGTCAGCAGGTGCTGTCAATGTGTTGCTTTATCTGTTTGCCCTGTTGTCAAAAATGGGAGGGAACTGAAACAGCGTGCAGAGCTGAGATGATAAACTACACCATCATAACCTTGACAGCTTCTAgggtgggcacacacacacatgcccacacCCTCTATCTCCCTCACACAAGCAGATTACGATGGTTGAATCCACTTTCCCTATTTATTGGTTATTTATGTGACACTTTACATGTCTGAATACATATCAGTGTAAATAAAGTGCATAGCCTCAAATGCAGTAGTACTACAATATATCACTGTTAATAAAAACGGGCTATGCTGACTAGATATACACAGGGAATACTCATTTAATTTAGTAGTGACCTTCCTGTTTCAATATGAagttatgaaaagaaaaattggaTTACATATGTAAtgttataaaatatattaatgaTGTTTCTACAGCTAACAACACACAGTGCACACCAACACACTAACTAACCCATGAATACATGGGTATAAGAGTAGAAGACATTTTCAGCTGCTACAGCACAAATtgatttaaagagagaaaaaagtaaatattacCCGATATCAGGTCCTAGATGAAGCAATGGTATAAAATGCTGTATTACACTACTGTGGAGCCACTTTACAATTATGAATCTTTATAACACAAAGTGTTTcagagaaaatgacaaacactttAGAGTTTGACATACCCATCCATTACGGTTGAATGAAAGACTAAAAAAGACCTACTGTATATGATTTAATGTGCTGTATATATTTCTGTCTGAATGAGGGCACCATCATATACTCAGTGTTCCcacacatcaaattcaaggagcGCATGTAGAGACacaagatgggagggcaacttgtaagagttGCTTTGCCCCTAGCGTCTTCCTTAATCGAtctgcagcacgctctgcatctggacaagtgattagCCTTGGGATCACGGTCAAgccagtctttgtcattttctttggtgagccaggCATCATGTAATTTGCTCTCTAttgcttaacgttactcgctTATTGTTttgcatggaatctcacatcGATTGCGGACAGAGAGTAATAACGACTTAATGTTTGTTCTGTGTCGGCCTAGTCtatgtacatcaagcaatgcagggcccATGAAATAGTAGGTggtgtcgtaacaaacaaggacAAACCGGCGgcaggagacatttacctaaatatcaacttaaatACTTTCTTGCACTTTCAGTGActcatgtctatttagggtgattttcaaatTCACCATTTCAAGTATTTCAAGCacccatgggaaccctgtaTACTGCATGTGCAGGGTGTAGTTGTCTAGCCTCAACGTGTACACCAGCTATTCATTCTGTGCCAAATATGTACTGTTCATGTCTAACGAGGTGCAGTTCTCAGGTTGCAATGAAAAACATCTTGAGAGTCAAAGTGGAAAGTTGAAAAAATTAGGTTGAGGTTGACTGCAAGGACAAAATGGGAACTTTTTAGGATAATGTGGCCTTGTACATGAAACACAATTTCAGTAGAAAGCACATGTTTCAAAAGTGTGCAAAAATAGCAAACGGGAGTGGGAGAAGACTTACAAGAGGGAGGGAGTTAAagcaaaagagaaaatgatGCAATGTCAGCAAAGTGTCATGATAGAGGACAAGAAAAGTAGCTAGGTTTATAGATTTATTAATGTTCTTCTTCCTATATGTTTCATCTCGTCTAATGAACAAACCTCCTCATACTTCATCCTTCCTACTGCTTTCATCTGGCTGTCCATCACACTCCTCTCCTTACACGCCCTATAGTTCCTTGTTTCTACCTTGCTACTCTGTCATTCTGCTTCCCATGCTCATTTCTCTGAACTCTAGTCTGTCTCTTTAACCTTTCTCATCATGTCTGCATCTTTCTCATCTCTGCCTCCGTCAGACACAAAAACTATCTCCTGCAATCTCACTTTTCTACAGAAAAAATATCTCAGTTACATATAGATCAATATAAGGCCAGCTAATTTTCTCATAGTCATagttaaatgtgtgatttatctGCCAGCTTTGAAGGTTTGTGTGAGGTGCTGCATGCACacgagagagaaataaagagaggaatggaaagagagagggaaacagaaGGCTAAGAATGTGAGGGATTGATAAGCATGGGCAAGAGACAAGGACTGTATTGTCTCATGAGCTATGATGAAAACCAGCTCCACCAGTTCTGTACTTTAACcataacatgcacacacaagcacaaacacatgcagcctTTCACCAGGTCACTTTTGACAGTTTCACATGTTGCTGGAGTGTGACAGCTTAGTTCTCCAGGGCAGACGTTCTTCAGTCACATTCTGACAAGAGGATAATGAAGTAACCTCTACAGGCAACCTGTGACTGCCTCACTTCTTTAACATGCAGAATGTTTACCACCACAGAGAGTTTAGTAAGCAACAGCCAAGTTACTTTTTGCTgatgaatataaatgttttgtgtACAGTGGAATGATCAAAATCCAATTCAGAAAGGTAACTGAGGGATTAGATAGTAAAACAAAATGCataaagatatacagtataacagaTGTAATTGCAGTTTCACTGTCTCTGGTGCTGCTTGTTTGCTTTTTCATTATAAATAACTAAAGCTGCCATTTGGTATTGTTCCTATTGCTAATATGCTGTTTGAGAACCTACTATTCACACAGATAAGGCATGTCTGATATTTACCTATTGCACTGTGTCTGTTGTTCTCAGCTTCATCCAGCTTCAAGCTAAGGGCCGACTCAGTCTCCGACCTGGAGCTGCTGGCTGAATTCACCTCTTGATTTGATTTGGCAGCCATGCCCCTCAATTTCTCTGATTCCTCCAACCTGTAGACGGAGCTTTTTGTAATGGGCTGCAGCTGCACAGATTCACTCGCTGAGCTGCTGGTGACACTGCTGCATTGGGAACCAGCCTGGTCCTGGTCAGCATCTGAATCATCGAGGCTGTGGCTGAGTTCAGAGTTGGAATCCTGGTAGGCCAAGCTGTCACTGGTGCTGCTAGTTGGGGTTGGGGAGTTGGTGGTTGGAGGATTAGGTTGTGTTGAGGTTTTCATGGGGACTGGTTTGACTGTTTGCATTACCACAATGGTAGAAGAGGCATGAACTGATTCTGCCATTCTGGTTGGTAAGGCTTGGATAGATATCTCAGTAGTGTCAGGAGTGAGAGGAGCAGAGGCTGAAGTGTCATCAGAGCCTGGGGTGATGGAAGACGGGGTGGGAGGAGGGGCCGGAgcctttcttttcctctgctgGCTTTCTGAGCCAAGTCCCATCTGAGagaaagtaaatgaaaaagAGGGTGAGAGAGTAGAAAGTTAATGTGAGcaccttgtgtctgtgtgtgtgtgtgtgtgtgtgtgtgtgtgtgtgtgtgtggtctaacCATAAATCAGCCTGTAAATTTAGTCTGCCAGGACTGAAGTAGAGTTTACTACTGAGTAATTAAATCAAGTAGGGTTTTGGCAGGAGTCTCAGTCTTCAAATTCCACCCGAGTGCCAACATTGCCTTTGAATTATAGTACAACAAGACATATCAACGACTGGGAGTGATACAGTTAATATGGTGCAGGGCTATATGGTACATTTCAGAGACTGGATTTACAGCCACGACACAGCTCAGTTATGTCAAAGAGATGTCATTTCTTCAGAGTGTGAGCAAACTATTATTGCCAGAGTCACTTAggattaagtaaaaaaaaaataaaacaggatcaAATGTTTAACAGATTTTTAACAcatatttgctccatataacataGAAATCGTCATTTCCCGCTTTGAAAATGTTcatacattttatggacaaacgattactcaattaatcgagaaaataaacgTTAGTACTGATAACATTATTCCTTTTACCACAGAGGACAtgccttgtaaaaaaaaataaataagcccAACTTGCCTTTTTTCCAGCCAACTGGGTTCACACATGTGAACTCAATGAACTCACTGCATGGCATGCTATGGAAATCCAAATGCCCCCCCACCCCAAGTGGTTGTCTTTCTCTTCCTGCTTCTTCCCCTCCTGACATTCATACAATAATACAGCCCTACCCTGCAAAGTATGGTATGGTGTGGTATGGTAGAAAAAGAGCTGTGGCTTCACcgacacaaatgcacacacacttttctgtgTGACTGTATGAGCATACAAACATATGACCCCACATGTGCACAAACATGAGAAGGAACAGTATATCTAATATATCAGACTGAGCTGAAGTGTATGGATTAGTGGGTTCAGGGTTGCAGGGTTACGAGGGTTACTTTCATGGGCTTGTTGGCGCCATGAATGGGAACACAGCGTGTAGCC
The sequence above is a segment of the Solea solea chromosome 13, fSolSol10.1, whole genome shotgun sequence genome. Coding sequences within it:
- the cobl gene encoding protein cordon-bleu isoform X5: MTDSAKPPFRRRMKAHAPPPPRAPQPAPRHIFRNTDGGGTSGMDAKENMLRPTVDFKLTLPQGYQTSLTEDGSKALMDLLVELCSRFHLNPALHTLELLSPEGHSLGFKPNALLGSLNVACVFIKEKVWEDKVVRRPAPKVPEKTVRLLVNYHGSQKAVLRVNPLVPLEALTPVICDKCEFDPSHVLLLKDGISRQKLPLDKSLTELGIKELYVHDKSLDSLYSSTTSLGKSEKKGLLGIFQFSRKKSKGLSKVSGVPSTLGQSQSVMNMSRMSPKADIKKRQAPVPPEAPATTTGHSFEAYQMGLGSESQQRKRKAPAPPPTPSSITPGSDDTSASAPLTPDTTEISIQALPTRMAESVHASSTIVVMQTVKPVPMKTSTQPNPPTTNSPTPTSSTSDSLAYQDSNSELSHSLDDSDADQDQAGSQCSSVTSSSASESVQLQPITKSSVYRLEESEKLRGMAAKSNQEVNSASSSRSETESALSLKLDEAENNRHSAIGITDQPAPPKPRRSPAREASQLVLPPSPSTPSLPSPPIEPTENNSPECPMEEEEAAPQSWLHSMRSSAASGPKANTEAPEEETVSLGSSSGSSSLPDQGYAASEGMGEDSGIISSPTDTQPTSPDGSLSPDGSSRGGGERLLGPVRDNSSDSDEGCATWGSRRRHNGINPQAKSGRVTDNYEDDPDLTAQLHQTLAGFDADLADHKGIFSVKKTMSTNSNDVPVSVVDMDVPVTAIDEVLEDYEITKLEKEAKSLTRTKSGGNKGPGLCQQPSMELQKKNNSACTAADSRSYADTKQPSQPEHLGKLQMKTSTRDKEEDKIIETKIKAMGTTDSNGVKEDKRGTRSAVLSNTDKQKHTKSTEIKPDPIKNNDQRKPLLSTAIQRSQRFEEISVYQNNSSLGQITHNVASRFGMKTFTVVPPKPVVHADTGDAAASRIEGAIKIDDQGNMVKVGITRNRAGGASELGMNGSEESPLLGKAKVFWSSGPERQETAVPLSKGHINKAKENKDGNTWKTTNTETTESKYKPADRIQSELILKEETKEQRKDIHVAKEEKLESQTSVSKNTQQLSMKPALSSPVLPDLQKDMSFLKPSRRTSSHYVASAINKYTKKTPANPSTTPLNPDSSAPVKTQTIGFQRSGRSIQVNPHQSFQSSLSDNKKNDSAYKPHTFGPKRSMSYPEYVSDSQRDFGEDSPDTGGFGHCVGSTNGSFNTLETKTAKNKHSQSSGSTQIHVIANNDREDIKHIRPSGTNPTQSSLPRSSSQQPTASKTAVQTNTKDTTKAATHLTRDARPQPSVTVSDSNDISQAVTVFGPVKKFRPVICKSVEKETSLHSSLMDAIQTGTGKERLKKISTSADTCEKKLSYVDEENERSALLAAIRGQSKSARLKKTKSEAADELEKFRKGASEEESSADPPPSPLFVSSTSPPVLTPPPPPPAPMFAPPPPPPILPAGKPRTVAPPSANTAMNPGLARDAMLEAIRSGSAAEKLKKVAVPKKTVQVNGRLGTIQATSSGLPQQ
- the cobl gene encoding protein cordon-bleu isoform X4 → MTDSAKPPFRRRMKAHAPPPPRAPQPAPRHIFRNTDGGGTSGMDAKENMLRPTVDFKLTLPQGYQTSLTEDGSKALMDLLVELCSRFHLNPALHTLELLSPEGHSLGFKPNALLGSLNVACVFIKEKVWEDKVVRRPAPKVPEKTVRLLVNYHGSQKAVLRVNPLVPLEALTPVICDKCEFDPSHVLLLKDGISRQKLPLDKSLTELGIKELYVHDKSLVLQPKMASAPALNYSDSLYSSTTSLGKSEKKGLLGIFQFSRKKSKGLSKVSGVPSTLGQSQSVMNMSRMSPKADIKKRQAPVPPEAPATTTGHSFEAYQMGLGSESQQRKRKAPAPPPTPSSITPGSDDTSASAPLTPDTTEISIQALPTRMAESVHASSTIVVMQTVKPVPMKTSTQPNPPTTNSPTPTSSTSDSLAYQDSNSELSHSLDDSDADQDQAGSQCSSVTSSSASESVQLQPITKSSVYRLEESEKLRGMAAKSNQEVNSASSSRSETESALSLKLDEAENNRHSAIGITDQPAPPKPRRSPAREASQLVLPPSPSTPSLPSPPIEPTENNSPECPMEEEEAAPQSWLHSMRSSAASGPKANTEAPEEETVSLGSSSGSSSLPDQGYAASEGMGEDSGIISSPTDTQPTSPDGSLSPDGSSRGGGERLLGPVRDNSSDSDEGCATWGSRRRHNGINPQAKSGRVTDNYEDDPDLTAQLHQTLAGFDADLADHKGIFSVKKTMSTNSNDVPVSVVDMDVPVTAIDEVLEDYEITKLEKEAKSLTRTKSGGNKGPGLCQQPSMELQKKNNSACTAADSRSYADTKQPSQPEHLGKLQMKTSTRDKEEDKIIETKIKAMGTTDSNGVKEDKRGTRSAVLSNTDKQKHTKSTEIKPDPIKNNDQRKPLLSTAIQRSQRFEEISVYQNNSSLGQITHNVASRFGMKTFTVVPPKPVVHADTGDAAASRIEGAIKIDDQGNMVKVGITRNRAGGASELGMNGSEESPLLGKAKVFWSSGPERQETAVPLSKGHINKAKENKDGNTWKTTNTETTESKYKPADRIQSELILKEETKEQRKDIHVAKEEKLESQTSVSKNTQQLSMKPALSSPVLPDLQKDMSFLKPSRRTSSHYVASAINKYTKKTPANPSTTPLNPDSSAPVKTQTIGFQRSGRSIQVNPHQSFQSSLSDNKKNDSAYKPHTFGPKRSMSYPEYVSDSQRDFGEDSPDTGGFGHCVGSTNGSFNTLETKTAKNKHSQSSGSTQIHVIANNDREDIKHIRPSGTNPTQSSLPRSSSQQPTASKTAVQTNTKDTTKAATHLTRDARPQPSVTVSDSNDISQAVTVFGPVKKFRPVICKSVEKETSLHSSLMDAIQTGTGKERLKKISTSADTCEKKLSYVDEENERSALLAAIRGQSKSARLKKTKSEAADELEKFRKGASEEESSADPPPSPLFVSSTSPPVLTPPPPPPAPMFAPPPPPPILPAGKPRTVAPPSANTAMNPGLARDAMLEAIRSGSAAEKLKKVAVPKKTVQVNGRLGTIQATSSGLPQQ